The Aureispira anguillae genome contains a region encoding:
- a CDS encoding ABC transporter permease, whose product MFDLDKWQEIILSLSKHKLRTGLTAFGVFWGIFMLVLLLGAGNGLQNGAEYEFRDDATNSLWIYPRRTSIAHRGLASSRNIKFDNSDYDLLKDQVEGTEFITGRFYLPSELEKMVYENKRYNFRVRSVHPDHKVLENTIIDEGRYLNAFDLDNYRKVAVIGKLVVEEVFPNANPIGKYIEIGGISFQIVGIFSDTGGEDEMRMIYIPITTAQRCFSTRPAINQIMLTTGDASLKEVLAIEQDVINKLAEKHNFDPKDKQAIRIRNRVEHFQSIMNLFGMISLFIWVVGVGSIVAGVIGVSNIMLIVVKDRTKEIGIRKALGATPSSVISMILQEAVLITSVAGYLGMALGIGLIHLIRVTMNTYQIDGGFFKDPKVDVGMVLMATIIVVIAGAIAGLIPALKAAKISPVEAMRD is encoded by the coding sequence ATGTTCGATTTAGATAAGTGGCAAGAAATCATTCTCTCTTTGAGTAAACACAAATTGCGTACGGGCTTAACCGCCTTTGGCGTATTTTGGGGTATTTTTATGTTGGTATTGTTACTGGGGGCAGGGAATGGTCTACAGAATGGGGCAGAGTATGAGTTTCGAGATGACGCAACCAATAGTTTGTGGATTTATCCTAGGCGAACATCTATTGCACACAGAGGGTTGGCGAGCAGTCGAAATATAAAATTTGATAATTCAGATTACGATTTGCTAAAAGATCAAGTCGAAGGAACAGAGTTTATAACGGGACGTTTCTATTTACCATCAGAATTGGAAAAAATGGTCTATGAAAATAAACGTTATAATTTTAGGGTACGTAGTGTACATCCAGACCACAAAGTTTTGGAAAATACCATTATAGACGAAGGCCGCTATCTCAATGCATTTGACCTGGATAATTACCGAAAGGTTGCCGTTATTGGAAAATTGGTGGTAGAAGAGGTCTTTCCCAATGCAAACCCCATTGGCAAGTACATCGAGATTGGAGGAATCAGTTTTCAAATTGTTGGTATTTTTAGTGACACAGGGGGAGAGGATGAAATGAGGATGATTTATATTCCAATTACTACTGCACAGCGTTGTTTTTCGACTCGTCCTGCTATCAATCAAATTATGTTAACAACAGGAGACGCTAGTTTGAAAGAAGTCTTAGCAATTGAGCAAGATGTAATTAACAAACTTGCTGAAAAACACAATTTTGATCCGAAAGACAAACAAGCCATTCGCATTCGAAACCGAGTAGAGCATTTTCAATCTATTATGAATCTTTTTGGAATGATTAGCTTATTTATTTGGGTGGTTGGTGTTGGATCTATTGTAGCTGGTGTTATTGGTGTTAGTAATATTATGTTAATTGTTGTCAAAGATAGAACCAAAGAAATTGGTATTCGTAAGGCTTTGGGAGCAACACCAAGCTCTGTGATCAGCATGATTTTGCAAGAAGCCGTTTTGATTACTAGCGTAGCAGGGTATTTAGGAATGGCCTTAGGAATTGGGCTCATTCATTTGATTCGAGTTACCATGAATACTTACCAAATTGATGGAGGCTTTTTTAAAGATCCCAAGGTTGATGTTGGAATGGTCTTGATGGCGACTATTATTGTGGTCATTGCGGGGGCAATTGCAGGTTTGATCCCAGCACTCAAAGCCGCCAAAATTAGCCCTGTAGAGGCGATGCGAGATTAA
- a CDS encoding SelL-related redox protein, whose product MNLDTEILEAVFTNKGNDLKSITKQHCVMLIFLRHFGCTFCREALDDFTKIKGQLDQRNIKLVFIHMAEECYGDQYLKDYGLEQEEHISDPDMSLYEYFGLQKGSFRELYGLKIWWRAMGLNYGSETRQPLGNMKQMPGIFVIKDGKIISSFVHKSAADKPDYLKIVSSICTDTHH is encoded by the coding sequence ATGAATTTAGATACTGAAATATTAGAAGCTGTTTTCACGAACAAAGGCAATGATCTTAAGAGCATAACAAAGCAACATTGTGTTATGCTTATCTTTTTACGTCACTTTGGTTGTACCTTTTGCCGAGAGGCATTGGATGATTTCACAAAAATCAAAGGGCAATTGGATCAAAGAAATATCAAACTCGTATTTATCCACATGGCCGAAGAATGTTATGGAGATCAGTATTTAAAAGATTATGGGCTAGAACAAGAAGAGCATATTTCCGATCCTGATATGAGCTTATATGAATATTTTGGTTTACAAAAAGGGAGTTTTAGGGAATTGTATGGTCTAAAAATTTGGTGGCGTGCTATGGGGCTTAACTATGGGTCTGAAACTAGACAACCACTAGGCAATATGAAGCAAATGCCAGGCATTTTTGTTATAAAAGACGGCAAAATCATCAGTAGTTTTGTCCATAAATCTGCTGCTGATAAACCTGATTATCTAAAAATTGTTAGTTCTATTTGTACAGATACTCATCACTAA
- a CDS encoding sulfatase-like hydrolase/transferase, protein MKPKSKKRLGLFFSFLIPLLVFGFWPLGNPKYNIVFNQKKIDYRKTFLGQKQSHQDTTPLPNIVVILADDLGLMDVSRYGGKNVITQNIDAIGANGVTFQEGYISSPICAPSRAGLITGRYQQRFGFEINIHERYPKNRIEYFVYANLLNTGDWKVAQHDDWAIPSFEAMQQQGLPPTEFTLSELLKTKGYQTAAIGKWHMGYNHTAIPINRGFDYHYGFYEAFSLYAPIDKKGIINQKLSDFSDPHIWGKGRKGNCAIRKNDQIIEEDTYLTTRIAEETNTWIAAHKDAPFFVYVPFSAPHTPFQATKEYYDQYAHISSPEKRIYYAMIHALDDAVGSIMNQLKQLNLEENTLVVFLSDNGGATYTGAADNSPLKGGKFTNFEGGIRVPFMMQWKGKLPKGKVYKNPISALDIFATATALANVQLPNDRKFDGVNLMPYLLDSTYQHQKPHEALYWRSEYHKAIRKGKWKLIQDDLAQQTVLYNLDTDQAEQYNLAQSNPKIIKELQLDLKNWETQLINPNWPRVMDYEIHAGKAVYYFPL, encoded by the coding sequence ATGAAACCAAAAAGCAAAAAGCGTCTTGGATTATTTTTTAGTTTTCTTATTCCTTTATTAGTTTTTGGGTTCTGGCCTTTGGGAAATCCTAAATACAATATTGTTTTTAATCAAAAAAAAATAGATTACCGCAAAACGTTCCTCGGTCAAAAACAAAGCCATCAAGACACTACCCCATTACCCAATATTGTTGTTATTTTAGCAGATGACTTGGGGCTAATGGATGTTTCTCGCTATGGCGGGAAAAATGTTATTACCCAAAACATAGACGCTATTGGCGCTAATGGTGTCACTTTTCAAGAAGGCTATATCTCCTCGCCCATCTGTGCTCCTTCCCGTGCTGGTCTTATTACGGGGCGTTATCAACAGCGCTTTGGTTTTGAGATTAATATCCACGAACGGTATCCAAAAAATAGAATAGAGTATTTTGTCTATGCTAATTTACTAAATACAGGCGATTGGAAAGTTGCCCAGCATGACGATTGGGCAATTCCTAGTTTTGAAGCGATGCAACAACAAGGACTCCCCCCTACTGAATTTACCTTATCGGAACTGCTAAAAACCAAAGGCTACCAGACAGCTGCCATTGGAAAATGGCACATGGGATACAACCATACAGCCATTCCAATCAATCGGGGTTTTGACTACCATTATGGCTTTTATGAAGCATTTAGTTTATATGCTCCCATCGATAAAAAGGGAATTATCAATCAGAAACTATCCGATTTTTCAGACCCTCACATTTGGGGAAAAGGACGAAAAGGGAATTGTGCCATTCGAAAAAATGATCAAATCATTGAAGAAGATACCTATTTAACGACTCGTATTGCCGAGGAAACCAACACTTGGATTGCAGCGCATAAAGATGCTCCCTTTTTTGTCTATGTCCCTTTTTCGGCTCCTCACACTCCTTTTCAGGCAACAAAAGAATATTATGACCAATATGCACATATCTCCTCTCCCGAAAAGCGTATTTATTACGCCATGATTCATGCCCTAGATGATGCTGTAGGCTCCATCATGAACCAACTAAAACAACTAAACTTGGAGGAAAATACATTGGTTGTTTTTTTGAGTGATAATGGTGGTGCAACCTATACGGGTGCCGCAGACAATAGCCCTTTAAAAGGTGGAAAATTCACCAATTTTGAGGGAGGAATCCGAGTCCCTTTTATGATGCAATGGAAAGGTAAATTGCCCAAGGGAAAAGTCTATAAAAATCCGATCAGTGCGTTGGATATTTTTGCAACTGCGACTGCCTTGGCAAACGTACAACTGCCTAATGATCGAAAATTTGATGGTGTTAATTTGATGCCTTATTTATTGGATTCTACTTATCAGCACCAAAAGCCACATGAAGCACTCTATTGGCGTTCAGAATATCACAAAGCCATCCGAAAAGGAAAATGGAAATTAATACAGGATGATTTAGCACAACAGACAGTATTGTACAACCTTGATACCGATCAAGCAGAGCAATATAATCTAGCCCAGAGCAATCCCAAAATCATTAAAGAATTGCAGTTGGATTTAAAAAACTGGGAAACGCAATTGATAAATCCCAACTGGCCCAGAGTAATGGATTATGAAATCCATGCAGGAAAAGCTGTTTATTATTTTCCTTTGTAG